One segment of Anopheles stephensi strain Indian chromosome 3, UCI_ANSTEP_V1.0, whole genome shotgun sequence DNA contains the following:
- the LOC118511872 gene encoding palmitoyltransferase ZDHHC15 isoform X2, which produces MSMAQGNNYDYHRTTFDGERTERCVCLVRTMKWFPVLFIASVIGWSYYAFVIQLSFFTVTNIVQRILFLLFYHGVLVMFLWSYYQTVFTDIGRVPTRFRVPRAELDRIVRATNEEEQKQILESFAKELPVVTRTLNATVRFCDKCRLIKPDRAHHCSVCGVCVLKLDHHCPWVNNCINFTNYKYFILFLGYALLYCLYVACSTIPYMELLWTGKIDGRFHILFLFFVSIMFAISLVSLFGYHCYLVLLNRTTLESFRTPIFRYGGPDKNGFSLGKLNNFQEVFGDDWRLWFVPVYTSMGDGVVYPMRCYDEDAEALLGCEQQHNRGGTENLHDFEAATFLNEYGNLMH; this is translated from the exons ATGTCGATGGCTCAGGGAAACAACTATGATTACCATCGAACAACGTTCGATGGCGAACGAACTGAACGCTGTGTGTGCCTCGTTCGTACGATGAAATGGTTTCCGGTGCTGTTCATCGCTTCTGTGATCGGTTGGTCATACTACGCGTTTGTGATACAACTTTCGTTCT TTACCGTCACCAATATTGTTCAAAGGATATTGTTCCTGCTGTTCTATCATGGCGTACTGGTTATGTTTCTGTGGTCCTACTACCAGACAGTATTCACCGACATCGGCCGAGTTCCGACCAGG TTTCGCGTTCCGAGGGCCGAGCTAGACCGAATAGTGCGTGCCACGAACGAAGAGGAACAAAAGCAGATTCTGGAATCGTTTGCAAAGGAGCTCCCCGTCGTAACGCGGACATTGAACGCAACGGTGCGTTTTTGCGACAAATGCCGGCTAATCAAACCGGATCGGGCACATCACTGCAGCGTGTGCGGCGTGTGCGTGCTCAAGCTAGACCACCACTGTCCGTGGGTGAACAACTGTATCAACTTTACGAACTACAAGTACTTTATCCTCTTCCTGGGATATGCGCTGCTATACTGTTTGTATGTAGCATGCAGCACCATTCCCTACATGGAGCTATTATGGACG GGAAAAATTGATGGAAGATTTCATATtttgttcctgttttttgtttccatcatGTTTGCGATCAGTTTGGTTAGCCTGTTCGGCTACCACTGTTATCTGGTGCTGCTAAACAGAACCACCTTAG aATCCTTTCGTACACCAATCTTCCGATACGGTGGACCGGATAAGAATGGGTTCAGCCTGGGAAAGCTGAACAACTTTCAGGAAGTGTTTGGCGACGATTGGCGACTGTGGTTCGTTCCGGTTTATACCAG catGGGCGACGGTGTGGTGTACCCGATGCGATGCTACGATGAAGATGCTGAAGCATTACTTGGCTGCGAGCAGCAGCATAACCGTGGTGGCACGGAAAATCTACACGATTTCGAGGCAGCGACATTCCTCAATGAGTACGGCAATCTAATGCACTGA
- the LOC118511872 gene encoding palmitoyltransferase ZDHHC15 isoform X1 codes for MSMAQGNNYDYHRTTFDGERTERCVCLVRTMKWFPVLFIASVIGWSYYAFVIQLSFFTVTNIVQRILFLLFYHGVLVMFLWSYYQTVFTDIGRVPTRFRVPRAELDRIVRATNEEEQKQILESFAKELPVVTRTLNATVRFCDKCRLIKPDRAHHCSVCGVCVLKLDHHCPWVNNCINFTNYKYFILFLGYALLYCLYVACSTIPYMELLWTGKIDGRFHILFLFFVSIMFAISLVSLFGYHCYLVLLNRTTLESFRTPIFRYGGPDKNGFSLGKLNNFQEVFGDDWRLWFVPVYTSLGDGILFPTQSHHLASNSPHEVGSPVAPLTAITGGIQNCNGAIANGGSTVRVDPQLSQTIVLEHVDETKDGGGHRRPGQQQPVAMPLSTNGTLPLQDTKERFASSQPL; via the exons ATGTCGATGGCTCAGGGAAACAACTATGATTACCATCGAACAACGTTCGATGGCGAACGAACTGAACGCTGTGTGTGCCTCGTTCGTACGATGAAATGGTTTCCGGTGCTGTTCATCGCTTCTGTGATCGGTTGGTCATACTACGCGTTTGTGATACAACTTTCGTTCT TTACCGTCACCAATATTGTTCAAAGGATATTGTTCCTGCTGTTCTATCATGGCGTACTGGTTATGTTTCTGTGGTCCTACTACCAGACAGTATTCACCGACATCGGCCGAGTTCCGACCAGG TTTCGCGTTCCGAGGGCCGAGCTAGACCGAATAGTGCGTGCCACGAACGAAGAGGAACAAAAGCAGATTCTGGAATCGTTTGCAAAGGAGCTCCCCGTCGTAACGCGGACATTGAACGCAACGGTGCGTTTTTGCGACAAATGCCGGCTAATCAAACCGGATCGGGCACATCACTGCAGCGTGTGCGGCGTGTGCGTGCTCAAGCTAGACCACCACTGTCCGTGGGTGAACAACTGTATCAACTTTACGAACTACAAGTACTTTATCCTCTTCCTGGGATATGCGCTGCTATACTGTTTGTATGTAGCATGCAGCACCATTCCCTACATGGAGCTATTATGGACG GGAAAAATTGATGGAAGATTTCATATtttgttcctgttttttgtttccatcatGTTTGCGATCAGTTTGGTTAGCCTGTTCGGCTACCACTGTTATCTGGTGCTGCTAAACAGAACCACCTTAG aATCCTTTCGTACACCAATCTTCCGATACGGTGGACCGGATAAGAATGGGTTCAGCCTGGGAAAGCTGAACAACTTTCAGGAAGTGTTTGGCGACGATTGGCGACTGTGGTTCGTTCCGGTTTATACCAG CCTTGGGGATGGAATATTGTTTCCCACCCAGTCGCACCATTTAGCATCGAATTCACCGCATGAAGTTGGGTCGCCGGTAGCGCCACTGACCGCCATCACCGGCGGCATTCAAAATTGTAACGGTGCGATTGCGAACGGTGGCAGCACCGTCCGGGTAGATCCCCAACTGTCTCAAACGATCGTTCTAGAACACGTCGACGAAACTAAGGACGGCGGGGGTCACCGTCGCCCGGGGCAGCAACAGCCTGTGGCCATGCCGCTCAGCACAAACGGCACTTTGCCGCTGCAGGATACCAAAGAGCGCTTCGCATCCTCCCAACCTCTTTAG
- the LOC118511872 gene encoding palmitoyltransferase ZDHHC15 isoform X3: MSMAQGNNYDYHRTTFDGERTERCVCLVRTMKWFPVLFIASVIGWSYYAFVIQLSFFTVTNIVQRILFLLFYHGVLVMFLWSYYQTVFTDIGRVPTRFRVPRAELDRIVRATNEEEQKQILESFAKELPVVTRTLNATVRFCDKCRLIKPDRAHHCSVCGVCVLKLDHHCPWVNNCINFTNYKYFILFLGYALLYCLYVACSTIPYMELLWTGKIDGRFHILFLFFVSIMFAISLVSLFGYHCYLVLLNRTTLESFRTPIFRYGGPDKNGFSLGKLNNFQEVFGDDWRLWFVPVYTSILALVLKHDRFDFCIGTLLTTVLNTPF, from the exons ATGTCGATGGCTCAGGGAAACAACTATGATTACCATCGAACAACGTTCGATGGCGAACGAACTGAACGCTGTGTGTGCCTCGTTCGTACGATGAAATGGTTTCCGGTGCTGTTCATCGCTTCTGTGATCGGTTGGTCATACTACGCGTTTGTGATACAACTTTCGTTCT TTACCGTCACCAATATTGTTCAAAGGATATTGTTCCTGCTGTTCTATCATGGCGTACTGGTTATGTTTCTGTGGTCCTACTACCAGACAGTATTCACCGACATCGGCCGAGTTCCGACCAGG TTTCGCGTTCCGAGGGCCGAGCTAGACCGAATAGTGCGTGCCACGAACGAAGAGGAACAAAAGCAGATTCTGGAATCGTTTGCAAAGGAGCTCCCCGTCGTAACGCGGACATTGAACGCAACGGTGCGTTTTTGCGACAAATGCCGGCTAATCAAACCGGATCGGGCACATCACTGCAGCGTGTGCGGCGTGTGCGTGCTCAAGCTAGACCACCACTGTCCGTGGGTGAACAACTGTATCAACTTTACGAACTACAAGTACTTTATCCTCTTCCTGGGATATGCGCTGCTATACTGTTTGTATGTAGCATGCAGCACCATTCCCTACATGGAGCTATTATGGACG GGAAAAATTGATGGAAGATTTCATATtttgttcctgttttttgtttccatcatGTTTGCGATCAGTTTGGTTAGCCTGTTCGGCTACCACTGTTATCTGGTGCTGCTAAACAGAACCACCTTAG aATCCTTTCGTACACCAATCTTCCGATACGGTGGACCGGATAAGAATGGGTTCAGCCTGGGAAAGCTGAACAACTTTCAGGAAGTGTTTGGCGACGATTGGCGACTGTGGTTCGTTCCGGTTTATACCAG TATTTTGGCACTTGTATTGAAGCACGATCGTTTTGACTTCTGCATTGGAACATTGCTAACAACTGTGCTAAACACACCTTTTTGA